In Scleropages formosus chromosome 10, fSclFor1.1, whole genome shotgun sequence, a single genomic region encodes these proteins:
- the xaf1 gene encoding XIAP-associated factor 1 isoform X1, with the protein MDETEKDNKLCNHCKKEIALLNFALHESHCQRFLSLCPDCNEPIPRDQMEEHRSEQHTLVRCTQCSKKMERCHLQEHQSEECVGRMLLCRFCHLEVASRDLEEHTVACSSRTERCPDCGHYVQLRDREDHALQCSTSPVKDGGQDTAVPTDKQKSTLQLCFSCMKSYPSDRMWEHQRDCSALSPPGGKEDDVHLQNSQNTNSLVFTFSQRDSKALVKSDVEAMDQIGTCLQCHLALPVATLQWHEVHKWSHPVHFHFWLLFSFHKHLNQRVAASYALFQGTLLFHPL; encoded by the exons ATGGATGAAACAGAGAAAGACAACAAACTGTGCAACCACTG taaaaaggaGATAGCCCTGTTGAACTTCGCCCTGCACGAGTCTCACTGCCAACGTTTCCTGAGCCTCTGTCCTGACTGCAACGAGCCCATACCCCGGGATCAGATGGAGGAGCACCGATCTGAACAGCACACCCTG GTGAGGTGCACCCAATGCAGCAAAAAGATGGAACGCTGCCATCTGCAGGAGCATCAG TCAGAGGAGTGTGTAGGCAGGATGCTGCTATGTAGGTTCTGCCACCTGGAGGTGGCCTCCCGGGACTTGGAAGAGCACACGGTGGCCTGCAGCAGCCGGACGGAGCGTTGTCCAGACTGCGGCCATTATGTACAGCTGCGGGACCGGGAGGATCACGCACTGCAGTGTTCCACATCACCGGTGAAGGATGGCGGCCAGGACACCGCTGTCCCCACGGACAAACAGA AGTCCACTTTACAGCTGTGTTTCAGCTGCATGAAATCTTACCCTTCAGACCGGATGTGGGAACACCAG CGGGACTGTTCTGCATTGTCACCCCCGGGAGGCAAGGAGGATGACGTTCACTTGCAGAACTCACAGAATACGAACTCGCTCGTCTTCACATTCTCCCAGCGAGACAGCAAGGCCTTGGTGAAGAGTGACGTGGAGGCCATGGACCAGATCGGCACCTGTCTTCAGTGCCACCTGGCTCTCCCGGTGGCCACACTGCAATGGCACGAGGTACACAAATGGTCACATCCAGTTCATTTCCACTTCTGGcttctcttttcctttcacaAGCACCTAAACCAAAGAGTTGCAGCATCATACGCGCTATTCCAAGGTACTCTACTCTTTCATCCTCTCTGA
- the xaf1 gene encoding XIAP-associated factor 1 isoform X2, which yields MDETEKDNKLCNHCKKEIALLNFALHESHCQRFLSLCPDCNEPIPRDQMEEHRSEQHTLVRCTQCSKKMERCHLQEHQSEECVGRMLLCRFCHLEVASRDLEEHTVACSSRTERCPDCGHYVQLRDREDHALQCSTSPVKDGGQDTAVPTDKQKSTLQLCFSCMKSYPSDRMWEHQRDCSALSPPGGKEDDVHLQNSQNTNSLVFTFSQRDSKALVKSDVEAMDQIGTCLQCHLALPVATLQWHEVKCQAFERLKKKDKLKSPIAGDGHKQKSVLKW from the exons ATGGATGAAACAGAGAAAGACAACAAACTGTGCAACCACTG taaaaaggaGATAGCCCTGTTGAACTTCGCCCTGCACGAGTCTCACTGCCAACGTTTCCTGAGCCTCTGTCCTGACTGCAACGAGCCCATACCCCGGGATCAGATGGAGGAGCACCGATCTGAACAGCACACCCTG GTGAGGTGCACCCAATGCAGCAAAAAGATGGAACGCTGCCATCTGCAGGAGCATCAG TCAGAGGAGTGTGTAGGCAGGATGCTGCTATGTAGGTTCTGCCACCTGGAGGTGGCCTCCCGGGACTTGGAAGAGCACACGGTGGCCTGCAGCAGCCGGACGGAGCGTTGTCCAGACTGCGGCCATTATGTACAGCTGCGGGACCGGGAGGATCACGCACTGCAGTGTTCCACATCACCGGTGAAGGATGGCGGCCAGGACACCGCTGTCCCCACGGACAAACAGA AGTCCACTTTACAGCTGTGTTTCAGCTGCATGAAATCTTACCCTTCAGACCGGATGTGGGAACACCAG CGGGACTGTTCTGCATTGTCACCCCCGGGAGGCAAGGAGGATGACGTTCACTTGCAGAACTCACAGAATACGAACTCGCTCGTCTTCACATTCTCCCAGCGAGACAGCAAGGCCTTGGTGAAGAGTGACGTGGAGGCCATGGACCAGATCGGCACCTGTCTTCAGTGCCACCTGGCTCTCCCGGTGGCCACACTGCAATGGCACGAG GTGAAATGTCAGGCATTTGAGCGGCTGAAGAAGAAAGACAAACTCAAAAGCCCTATCGCA GGTGATGGCCATAAGCAGAAGTCAGTGTTGAAATGGTAA